TGATATTGGAAACCAGTGGCTTTTCGGAATTAGTCAAATAGGCAACAGCGGAGCCAAGTTTTTCTTGACACGGAGAGTTTGGAATTGCGAAAACCCGTCTGTCAGTCATACAGATATCGGACAGATAGGTAGTCATTGACGATCCATAATCTCCATTTCTCTGGATAAGGGCCTTTAACATGATAGCCTGTTCCACCAATATCaggaacttacagttacttttGTGCTTGACATGGACGACGCTCTGCCACGGATTCGTTCCGTCGCCGATCCCGCGAAGCGAGGCGTTTCTACAACTTTTGGCGCATAAAACACCGGTAGTCTTGAGCTCCAACGTAGAGATTCTGCCCGACGCGTCTGCCGTGGGGGCGCGTATCCGGGCAATCGTGGAGGACGCGGCGGAGCAAGCTCTCGCAGAAAAGGGATCGTTCGCTCTGGCGATCCCGGGAGGTAGCATTCTCCAAATGTTGGTTGGCAGCGGGGGGGGACTGGACGGAGAAAACCACGGTCGTGTACGTGAATCACAAGTGCGTACCCGTGACAGATAGCGCATTGGCGACGCACGCTAAAGCGTGCAAGCTTTTTCTAGACGATTGGAAAGGCTGTGCTACGATTGTAATGGACGGAACGGAAGACGGTCCTGCCGAGGCCGTGTCCTACGAATCCAAAATACGGGCTCTGTCGCCAGAAATTCTTCCGGTTGTGGACGGCTTGCCCGTGTTTGATTTAGCCTTGattggcgtcggcgacgacggcCACATTGGATCGCTCTACCCGGGACGTGAGGAAGCCTTGGTTGGCTGCGACGGCTCGTGGGTGCTGTCCGTTGGCATGAAACAG
The genomic region above belongs to Phaeodactylum tricornutum CCAP 1055/1 chromosome 16, whole genome shotgun sequence and contains:
- a CDS encoding 6-phosphogluconolactonase (May catalyze the reaction: 6-phospho-D-glucono-1,5-lactone + H2O = 6-phospho-D-gluconate in the pentose phosphate pathway.) — translated: MIACSTNIRNLQLLLCLTWTTLCHGFVPSPIPRSEAFLQLLAHKTPVVLSSNVEILPDASAVGARIRAIVEDAAEQALAEKGSFALAIPGGSILQMLCVPVTDSALATHAKACKLFLDDWKGCATIVMDGTEDGPAEAVSYESKIRALSPEILPVVDGLPVFDLALIGVGDDGHIGSLYPGREEALVGCDGSWVLSVGMKQPPSITLSLPVMKAAKQVVVAACGVSDKYPQGKSDGMRRAIADENETISTFPAVGLRDVATWVLDQAAASKLGVSYGS